DNA sequence from the Bacillus pumilus genome:
ACGAAACTTAAAGGACTTGGCTAGGTTTAAAGGTCTTGTGAAGCGCTTTGTGAAAGAGACAGTCGATAATGGATTAAATATAGAAACATCAAGAAGCTTTGACATTTATGGCAACACGCGTACACTCGCTTTAGTCAAAGCATTAGATGAAAAGCTGATTGAATTAACAGAGGATATGATGGACCAAGAGAAGCCATCTATTGATTTGCTTGAACGTATTGGAGAAATAAAAGGTTTATTGATTAACCTTTACACATAGAGAGTGATAACATGGCAATTAGCTGGGATGACATGAATGAGTTGCAGCCGCGCGTCATGCGGCTGATTTTTAATAGTATTGATAAAGACCGACTTGCGCATGCCTACTTATTTGAAGGAAAAAAAGGTACTGGTAAGCGGGATGCTGCGATGCTTTTGGCTAAGAGCTTTTTTTGCTTGGAATCAGGAGTGGAACCGTGTGAATCCTGTCAAAACTGCAAAAGGATTGAGTCAGGAAACCATCCCGATTTACATCTCGTGCAGCCTGATGGTCAATCAATTAAGAAAGCGCAAGTACAGGCATTGCAAGAGGAATTTACAAAAGCAGGTGTGGAATCTCACCGAAAAATGTATATCATTCTTCATGCGGACAAAATGACGGTCAATGCCGCGAACAGTTTATTAAAGTTCCTAGAGGAGCCTAACCGGGAAACGATGGCAATTTTAATCACTGAGCAATCGCATAAAATGTTGGATACGATTATTTCAAGATGTCAGATGCTCAGCTTTCAGCCGCTGCAGCCACAATCCTTGGAGCAGCAGCTATTACAAGAAGGCGTATCTCAGCATCTTGCAAGGCTTTTGTCGAATTTAACCAACAATTTAGCAGAAGCACTCGAATTAAGTCGAAATGATCAGTTTGCAGAGTCTAGAGCGAAAGTGATAAAATTGTATGAAGTCTTACACCAGCGAAAAGAACATGCATTTTTTTATATACAAGATCAATGGATGCCTTTTTTCAAAGAGAAAGACCTTCAAGAAACAGGTCTGGATATGCTTTTATTTATATATCGTGATGTATTGTCGATTCAAATAGGAAATGAAGATAAAGTCATTTATCAAGACTTATTCCAGACAATGAAGCAGCACGCGCTGCATTCCACACAGCAGATGGTGACGAACCAGATCCTTGCTGTATTAGAAGCGAAAAAGAGACTTCAATCCAACGTGAATGCCCAAGGGCTGATGGAGCAATTGGTGTTGATGTTGCAGGAGGGATAAGCTTGTACAACGTAATTGGTGTTCGCTTTAAAAAAGCGGGCAAAATCTATTATTTCGATCCTAATGGATTTCATATAGAAAATGATAGTTGTGTCATTGTAGAGACGGTCAGAGGAGTTGAGTACGGACAAGTGGTCA
Encoded proteins:
- a CDS encoding YaaR family protein, whose protein sequence is MKINQDMRLLLEKRELQGMKGSHTSASFKASMETQSGKMRLEQLTVMLSDIEVFGKKLTKSRNLKDLARFKGLVKRFVKETVDNGLNIETSRSFDIYGNTRTLALVKALDEKLIELTEDMMDQEKPSIDLLERIGEIKGLLINLYT
- the holB gene encoding DNA polymerase III subunit delta', which codes for MAISWDDMNELQPRVMRLIFNSIDKDRLAHAYLFEGKKGTGKRDAAMLLAKSFFCLESGVEPCESCQNCKRIESGNHPDLHLVQPDGQSIKKAQVQALQEEFTKAGVESHRKMYIILHADKMTVNAANSLLKFLEEPNRETMAILITEQSHKMLDTIISRCQMLSFQPLQPQSLEQQLLQEGVSQHLARLLSNLTNNLAEALELSRNDQFAESRAKVIKLYEVLHQRKEHAFFYIQDQWMPFFKEKDLQETGLDMLLFIYRDVLSIQIGNEDKVIYQDLFQTMKQHALHSTQQMVTNQILAVLEAKKRLQSNVNAQGLMEQLVLMLQEG